GAAGTTGTTCTTTGTTGCTTAATGAACGAAACAGCTGCGCTGTGCAATTTGCAAAAAGgttaaaaaacagaaaaaccggAGATATTCGCTTTCACTCCATCGTGAGTGACATGCGCCACCGCGAAAAGCCGTTTGTTTTTCTCTGGCAGATCGCGGCTGATTTCTCTTTGAAAACGTCAGCGATTACTGCTATCTGGGGAACCTAGTTTACAGCTACTTTCTTCCCTTCGCACATACTCGCCCTATGTTGACGTTTCTCCTCAGCCTTCTTTCTTTCCATTGTAGAATGTAATTCTAGTTTAAATTTGCTTTTACAATTTACAACCTGGGCATGATCATCTGCTGTTATGTACCCGCAGTTCTGGGCTTCAAGTTCGAAGCCTCGCTCATCGACGACGCATGGAGCGGCCGCGCTGGCCTCTTGGGCAGCTACGGGAACCTGTCCATCAGCGGTCACAAGCTGATCCTTACGCACCCGCACACGGAACACGTGATTCAAGAGTGGTACCTCAACACCCTCGTCCGGTTCCAGGTCTCACGGAACAAACACGAGGCGGACCACGGCAAGCTGCTAGCCATCGAGTGTGGAAGGTGAGCATGCAGTTCCGAGCTCCGGCGACCAGTACGCTAGACACGGTGTCAGGACCCCTAGCCGCGTGCTGAATTCGCTGCATGTCTCGCACTGCACCGCTGTCGACCGcatattaataaaataataataataataataatcaacaTCTCGCAGATAGTTATATTGTCCCCCAAATATTGTGAGGAGCGGCCAGATCCCTTTGCAGGCGTCAACACATCTTCTGACACTCTCGCATTAAGAaataataaagaataaagaaaagaggTGTAGACAAATGGCCAGATTCATTTCTTGAAAGTATCAATGTGCTTGTTCGCAATGAAAATCCTCGACCAGAACGAGTGTTGTGCCCACGTAACCTAACCACTTCTTTATTTCTATCCCGCAGCGAGAGCTCGACGGGGAGAGGCATTCTCCACTTCTACTGCCCGGAAGCGCTCAACTTTGTCTACACCCTGCGCGGCGTCGTTCAAGGCATCCTCAAGCGCATGACCCCCGAACAGTACAGCTGGAAAGAAGTACATGAGATGCGTGGCCACACTTCTGCGCGACGCCAAGGCTCCGCTCAGCAGCATCGCACAGCCGCCATTGAAGACAGCAACGGCTACAGCGTGCCCAAAACGAACGCCATCTCCGTGCTGCAGATGCCCACATTCAAGGGGCCCCTGCCATCTCCTGGACTGGACGAAGTGCAGGGATTCCCCTGCTCCCGCCAGTCCCATCTGTCTATCTCCACTTTCGACTCCGGAATCTCGATTACGTCCGCTAACGTCGACAGCGAACTTGAGTCGCCCGTGTCCGAGGTGGCGTTCAGCGTCAGCAGCGACACGGACGAGCGCATCTACGAGAAGCTCGACGACGTGCTGCTGAGAAGGGCATCGctggagaaagagaaagagaaagacataCCGCCGCCACTGCCTCCCAAAAATCACAGGCGGCGCAAGTCGGAGCCAGCCAAGACAGCGTCCGTCGAAGAAGCTGCGAGCGTGGTTGAGTCGTCCCCCAACGAACGGACTCTGAGACCGTACTCGATGCCAGTCGATATGGCGCCCTGTCCTAACCAAGGCGGCACGCACGTCTCGCCATACGGGTCCATAACGAAGGCCACCGCCGTGAACAGCAAGACGGCGGATGACACCGCAACGCCTGCTGCTACAGAAGTGCACGAACTTCGGGATGCGGCCACCCCGTCGTCTCAGCCGACTGATTGCCTTTCTCCTGAGGAGAAGAGAAAGGAGGACGCAGACACGGTTTCTCGAGAAACGGCGGCTTCGCCAGAAGACGATTGCGTCTCCACCAGTGAAACTCCACATGCAAGGAAGGAGACGGCGCGGCCTAGAAGCCACCTGTATATCGCAGTCGACTGCAAGAACTGCCAAGTTAGCCTAACCGCAGGAAATCTCGCCGAACAATGTCGGCTCAAGGATAGAATTCGTTCCCACTCGTTGGTTCCGTGCCCTGATCAAATGCTGAGGCAGATGAGACGACAGCGAGCCTGTAGCTTGCCCAGCTTGTTTGTACGCTGACGTTTGTGCGATGCAACCACTGCTTTTAACGTTAAGTGCTTATTTATCAATGATGCACAGCAAATGTATGCCGCATTAGGCCGCCTATTTTATAATAGCCGCCGAGAGAGTATTTTTAGGTCATTTCCGCACACGATCGCGGTATGTGAAGATATCACGTATGCAAGAAGGATTATCGCTCCTTTTAAACGAAGCAAGCTATGGTCGAGCTTGGTAGTCACCAATTTGTGTGAAGCGAAAATATTGTCTTGTGGTCAAACCGATATTTGTCTTGTGCATGCTGACGTGTGATAATACTCTTTCCATTTCCAGTTTCTCTTAAGCCATCTGGGTACGTAACTGCGGCTGTACCCCTGACATCTCAGGCCCGAGCCCTTATGTGCTCCTTTGCTCCTTATCGTGAACCTGCACAGTCGCTTCTGGTTCTCTTAGGCATTTACGAAAAATGTATAGAAATATACTATGATAGTATGTCTGGACTCGACGGTCACTACGGCCTCATCAAGAACAACAACACTCGTCGTGTGACGTCTTGCGCCTATgaagcgtagtttttttttttaaacactgaTGGGATGAAGCCTTCATTGTTTTTGCGCCATGTACGGCACACACTGACGGCGACAAGATGAACACTGACTGGGAACCGAAGAAACGAACTGTGTGTCAGTTTCGCGCTTTTTCGTGTCTTCGGTTCTCAGTCAGTGTTCATCTTGTCCGCGTCAGTGTGTGCCGTACATGGCGCACGAACAATGAATGTACACCAGCTAGCCCAATTCATCGCTCAGTTAAATGTTGAAGCATGTCCCTAGTTACAAAGACAGTAAGAATACCTTTTACTTGATAtcgctactatatatatatatatatatatatatattgaacacGAGCTACTTGAAATGTAAGCATTGTGAACATAAAAATGGCGCAAATCTGTTTAATTTTGAAGATACTACAGCTACTACAACTAACTCTAGTGCCGCAGATAAGAGACTGCAACAGGCAGGTGTATATAGCACATGACAGTAAGCCCTGGGGAAAATAAAAAACTCGAGTGCAATTGCAGGCAGCAATTGGTATTACGTATTCTCGTAGTGGGCTTTGTTCGATCTTTTCTGTGTTTGTTTATAATATAAACAGTCTCACTGTCGCTGGTTGTAATCAAAAGATTTTTCAAACACGCACTCGTTGATACATTAATTGGCGCTACTATTCAGATGACAACGAGCCGGAGCATGTGCCTTGCTCCACGGCGTAGCCTAAGAGATAGTTTTGACGCGCAGATGTAGCATCGTTAGACAAAGTGCCATTTTGTCTAGGAGCATTTTCCACAAATAAATAGTGATATCTGTCTCAAGTACTAAACTACAGGAAAGTTGTTTAACCTCATTATAATGAACACGGTGTAAAGGTAGGACGGCTCTAGCCGTTCTATAGGGGCTGAAGAAGCAGCTCATAAAAATTCACTTCCTGCTTTAGATGTTGAAATTCAAGTTGGTGTGAGAAAACAAGAAGTTATGCGCTCTGAAtaccaagagaacagactggtgggctagttggtacttgGGGTTAAGCGCAAGAGAGCATGCATAGGGCAGCAGCGCCGTGATTTCGTTCCCTTTTGTTGTCCTACGTGGTCTCTTGTGCTTAACCTCAAGCCTTGAATATATTGTCATAGTAGAAAATAAAGCGCCACCAATCAGGAAAATGAAAGCATAGTATTACTTCGTAGCAGGGTAACTGTTACCGACAATGTGCGGTAACAGCACTACGATCGCTAACATTACATTGAGCGTCACTTCTAGGTGATACGACGGGATTACCTCAGATGTAGACCTTGAGAGCTGAGCTTACTACCCGTTTGTCTTGGTCGCTTACATTTCAGGCTTGCATAAGCGAACGATGAATATTTTCACGGCTGTTAATTGCTCGCCGCGTTTCCCAACTCTCTTAATATGACATATCTGACAAGTCGCGAAATTTCAGGGTACTTCCTTTTGACCCCTTTGGACACTTGGATTGACCTGCATGAGCTATGAAAATACGCTCAGCTGTTGTCACCAGTGGTTAGCTCcaacaaca
The DNA window shown above is from Dermacentor silvarum isolate Dsil-2018 chromosome 1, BIME_Dsil_1.4, whole genome shotgun sequence and carries:
- the LOC119434878 gene encoding uncharacterized protein LOC119434878, producing MVIKSGYVDVKLPQSARNSSTWKSWKRKWVDLTQLESASGQPCDVLLEVRAHRNSGVQARGTLSPKNAQVFRCGSSSREFALAVRAGQRPPMVYLAGESETQSQEWMAALRALLWPPVPMVELENVLGFKFEASLIDDAWSGRAGLLGSYGNLSISGHKLILTHPHTEHVIQEWYLNTLVRFQVSRNKHEADHGKLLAIECGSESSTGRGILHFYCPEALNFVYTLRGVVQGILKRMTPEQYSWKEVHEMRGHTSARRQGSAQQHRTAAIEDSNGYSVPKTNAISVLQMPTFKGPLPSPGLDEVQGFPCSRQSHLSISTFDSGISITSANVDSELESPVSEVAFSVSSDTDERIYEKLDDVLLRRASLEKEKEKDIPPPLPPKNHRRRKSEPAKTASVEEAASVVESSPNERTLRPYSMPVDMAPCPNQGGTHVSPYGSITKATAVNSKTADDTATPAATEVHELRDAATPSSQPTDCLSPEEKRKEDADTVSRETAASPEDDCVSTSETPHARKETARPRSHLYIAVDCKNCQVSLTAGNLAEQCRLKDRIRSHSLVPCPDQMLRQMRRQRACSLPSLFVR